Proteins encoded in a region of the Takifugu flavidus isolate HTHZ2018 chromosome 10, ASM371156v2, whole genome shotgun sequence genome:
- the fbl gene encoding rRNA 2'-O-methyltransferase fibrillarin, whose amino-acid sequence MRPGFSPRGGGRGGGGRGGGGFRGGGGGFGGGGGFRGGRGGGFGSPDGGRGGFRGRGGGRGTPRGRGGRGGRGGGRGGFGGGFKVLIEPHRHEGVFISRGKEDALVTKNMVVGESVYGEKRISVEEGETKIEYRAWNPFRSKLAAAILGGVDQIHIKPGAKVMYLGAASGTTVSHVSDIVGPEGLVYAVEFSHRSGRDLLNVAKKRTNIIPIIEDARHPHKYRMLVGMVDVIFADVAQPDQTRIVALNAHNFLKNGGHFVISIKANCIDSTAAPEAVFASEVKKMSAENMKPQEQLTLEPYERDHAVVVGIYRPPPKQKK is encoded by the exons ATGCGACCAG ggTTTAGTCctcgaggaggaggacgaggtggtggaggaagaggaggtggaggatttagagggggcggaggaggattcggaggaggaggaggattcagaggaggaagag GTGGAGGATTTGGCTCTCCAGATGGTGGTAGAGGAGGATTTCGTGGCCGAGGGGGTGGAAGGGGCACCCCGAGAGGacggggaggtagaggaggccGAGGCGGCGGCAGGGGGGGCTTTGGAGGAGGCTTTAAGGTCTTGATTGAGCCACACAGACACGAAG gaGTGTTTATTTCTCGGGGGAAGGAAGATGCACTTGTGACAAAAAACATGGTGGTGGGAGAGTCTGTGTATGGGGAAAAGAGGATCAGTGTTGAG gaaGGAGAGACAAAGATTGAATACAGAGCCTGGAATCCATTCCGCTCCAAGTTGGCTGCAGCTATTTTGGGAGGAGTGGACCAGATCCATATCAAGCCTGGAGCAAAGGTCATGTACCTGGGAGCTGCCTCCGGCACCACAGTGTCTCATGTTTCTGACATAGTCGGTCCA GAAGGTTTGGTCTACGCGGTGGAGTTTTCCCATCGATCCGGTCGTGATCTCCTCAATGTGGCCAAGAAACGCACCAACATCATTCCAATTATCGAAGATGCTCGTCACCCACACAAATATCGGATGTTGGTCG GTATGGTGGATGTGATTTTTGCTGATGTTGCCCAGCCTGACCAGACGAGGATCGTTGCTTTGAACGCTCACAACTTCCTGAAGAACGGAGGACACTTTGTCATCTCCATAAAG gcTAACTGTATAGACTCAACCGCGGCTCCAGAGGCAGTCTTTGCGTCTGAGGTGAAGAAAATGAGTGCAGAGAACATGAAACCACAAGAACAGCTCACGCTAGAACCCTATGAGAGAGACCACGCTGTGGTGGTGGGCATCTACAG ACCTCCTCCCAAGCAGAAGAAATGA